TGTTGGGCCTAATTAAAACGGTGTGATACTTCTATTTTGTAGACCCGTTTTGATAAGGGAATACTCGTTCTTAGAGCGACCCATTCTTATAACTTTCCAATACCGTCCCTAAGGTCAATGCCCTTTTGGGCCGTTGAGAGAGTATAATGGCCCAATATGAATCTTTTACTTTGGCCATTACTCAATAGGCCGATGGAGAGAGATGGGCTCCATATGAGCCTTAAACTCAGTTTTCCAGCTTGGACACCTTtgatatttttttgtgtttctaCCCTATCCCTCAATCCGACAAGCCAAAAACTAATCCGTCGTAGTACTGAACTTCATTTAAGGATTTGTCGTTGGCCAATGAATTGGTGTATGCCCAAAGCAGAATTTAAACCCCGACACTTGCTTATACAGACTAGTAAActaaccactagaccaacccaatttaatttagatttagatcctctaaagtttgaatttcactctAGATTTGGATCATCTTTGACTTTGATATGCTAGCTTATACAATGGGCCATTGTTGTAAGTTTGTAACCAAAGATGGTACACAGTACCCGCATACTTTCTTGTGGATTCAAAAATGGACTttgttgataaaaaaaaagaaaataagtatATTGAATATTGATCTAGTAAAGCTTTAATTTTGGTTtaatacccaaaaaaaaaagctttAATTTCGGTTCacctaaaaagtaaaaacaaaagaaagttTAATTTCgacattaaaattataattcaaatttgttttaaacttttaaaaacatttccattagttttcgaaattacaTATCTCGGTTCCCGTCTAGTTCATATTGGACATTtaaaagaaattgaatcacAAAGTGTAATTAcaagcaaaaataaaattgttcataattttaaattcagaactaataaaaataattttgtgacTAATTATCCTCCTTTTGCCAGCCCTACTTATTTACATCTCATTTCAATTTCCTGCGAAATTCTTCGAGAAGATAAACATCACTTCGAGTTGTTCTTTTCTAATTGTATTTCAGCCTTAGGCAGCGATACTTTTATaaacaattatttaattaattatagtataatttattaatttcattCAAACATATGTCTCCACTGTAGCCAGATTtctctttcaaaaaatttttaatgatataCCAAGTGTCTCTTCTTTCATTTTAGTTTCTAGATAACACTCAACAAGGCATAGGAAAATTCTTCCTTTAGCTGCTTCCTATCGTAATCATACATTCATTATGCGTTTTCAACTCCAAACATTCATTGAGCTAATAAGAATCTTATAACCACCACTTTTTCTGTTggataacaataataaataaaaataattactaaGAGTTGAAGTTAATAAAATTGCTAGAGAGACATTTTTACTATTTCAGTGTCTTTGTCCTTTCTGTCTTCTTAGGACCAAATCAAACGTTATTGGATGCTGAACTTTTTAGCAACACATCAAATACTAAGAAAGCTTAGTAGTTTTGTTAGTTAACCAAGAAATGATTCGTTTGCATCGATGGCTCAACCAAAATTTCTTGTCTAATTTGTATGACAATCAATAGGGACCATGACTATGATATAGAGGGAAAGGTGCTTAGAATTTGTCAACACAAGAGTTTTTTAACAAAGACACTTGAAAAACCCATCATAAATATTAAGTGGCAACGTGAAGAAGATATACCAAGTTCCCTACATAGGATACCCGTTAGGGTCAATGTCCTTTTTTGGAACATGTTAGAAAACAAAAACTTGATTCACATAATTGCCATATTATTGACATATATATTCTTAGTAgggttcttttttttttttcatgtttgTGCTCCTTGGTATACTAAGTTTTTTTCTGCCATGGAACCTCAGAGTATAGTAGTTATCCAAGATTCAACTAGAGAAGTGAATTTGAGAATTTTTGAATGGGCTCTAAATAGTTTCTTACTCAGGGCAAGAGATAAGCTCACCTTAGCTATAGTCTTGCATGAAGTTATCACTCCAAGTAAGTGATCTTCCATGAATTGTAGAAACTTCTTAGAAATTCACTTTTATCAATTTCACCTGCTTTACACATCTTTAGATCAATGTATTCAAACAGataaagaaaacaaatgaaGTATATAATAACCACTGTAAACCTTGTTTACGGCATATTAATTTCATCAATCAGTTATGTTAATTGTGTTagaattttcataatttttcttgttcttttggcAGTGGGTTACAAAAGCAGGGTGGACAGTAATAATATGATTGGAGCAAATCAAAGGgtgattgaagaagaagttaataacaagaagaaaaagtatTTAAAAGATGAGGGACTTATTAAGATTTTCAACCTTTATCAATCAAAAAAGGTAACTTCAATACTTATCAAAAGTCCCCACCCAAATATATTGGTTTCCCTTTTGGTATAAACCACCAACACCTATATTTTGGAGTAACTAGATTGCAACTAATTtgactcaagtcaggtggaatcATTAGAACTCTCCTAACACTAAGTTTATTTGTCATCCTCATAATATGAACTTGAGACCTTACTTAAACTAAATAAGTAACAAATTGTTTGAATCAACAAAGTGTTTGTATGACAAATGGTATTATTACCCACTAATATCGTACAGTGTCTAAAAGAGATGATCAATGAAAGTGATTTTTGAGAACTTTAGTCTCAATTTTCATGTTCCTCTGGTTTTTCTATGGCATAACTTTACAAAACAGAAGTTGCAATTTCTAGCAAGCTCAATTCCTTAGAGTGTACAACCAAGAGATAGAGAAATTTCTTTGCAGTAGTAAAGTTCATCCTCCTAACATGTGTTGTGAACAATATTCAAATTCAAAGCAGAAGATGGCAAATAATATTAGCACTATGCAACTAATTTATGTTACTATTCCAACAATTGATGTATCTAGACAATCTTTTGTTGTCTAAATGCATTCGTTTTCTAATGTACCACTTTTGTCCAAATTGACAGTTATTTCGAAACAGATTGGAGTAATAAAGATTTCCTCTACCTCTGACATTAGCACAAACTCATTAGTGTTCTCAAATTAATGGTAATGACTTGTGGTTCTGGGCACTAATAGAAATTAGACAGCACACTTGTACTGCTTGCCGGCAGAAAAATAGAGTGCTCATGCAAAATCTTACAGATCGAATCAAAAGAAGGTACAATCTTTAATAGTAAGAAGCAGAGGATTTGGGTCACTCTGTTGCTTCTATTTAAGGCATAATAAACTCGTCAACATTATACATCAACCACAATAATTACCATTTCATGACTAGCAACGAAGGATGAAAATCATTTAGTGATTGCAGAAAGCAACAGATAATCTCATCAGAGAAgtagataagaaaaatataaatctGTAATGTCACATACTTTTAATACAATTTCTACTGCTTATTACACATCACCTTATAATGTTTCAGGTTGAGTTTAACATAGAAGTAGCTATAGGAACTTCACCTAGGGATGTTGCTCTGAAAATTTCCAAGAAGATGAACGCAACATGGTTGATATTAGACAGGTTAGatgaaattaaatttgatttgtaatCGGAATTCTCTTCCTTCTCCTGGCAAGACATTCATGTGCAACAATGATATATTTCTTCTGAATCAATTTCATCTGAATATTGTTGCAACATCTCTAATAAATATTAGAAACCTCTAACTCAGGTGCCATTATGTTCAAGCATATCTTTCTACTAAATTGTACTCTTACAATTGGCTGCATTCTTATACTGTAGCAGCATAAAATGACTTTAGAATGTAGGTCAGATGAAATCATGCAAGTGTAATCAGATTAGGTGATGCCTACACTAATCTTATCTCTAGAAAGGTTGGTGTCATGTTTATAATGGAGGTTAAtgtcaaattttataaaatattaggTACCAGGTATTATTTAACTTAATTGTTAGAGAAGATTAGTGAAGTGCTCTTACAAATAGAGGAGTTCATGCATAATATAGCCTAACCATAGTAGAGGTTAGTGTAACTTACCACTATCTAATTACAAGCTCTTAATTTACCACATGCACATGGATCACAGGAAGATGAAAAATGATGGAGATTATTTCCTCAATAAACTTTCTTGCGGTATATCAAGAATAAGGCGTCACAATAGGATTATGCATTTAAGAGGACGACCTGCTCTCCATCAAAATAATCAAGATCACACCCATGATAGCATACCAGTCAGCATGCCAGACAGCGTACCAGAAAGTACACCAGATGAACCATTTTGTAAGTACTAGGATAGTTCTATATCTTTCGTGAATCGTGATACTAGTTCTTAATAACACTGAGTTCGCTTTTTAAGTAAAGTTTTGATTCAAGTcttgtaaataaaaaatcctaacAGTGAGTCAACCCTATTTAAGTTGTTTAACTATAGTTAACATCACACTTGCTACTTTCTTCCAAGATTTTGTTTTATTGCATTTTCACCTTCCTAAGCATATGAATTCCTGCAACTAGTATCAATCTAATTTGTGGTTCATATAAAAGATCGTCCAAAGATCAATCCTGACGAAGCAGAGTGCTCAAACCGAGGAGAAGATAGTGAAGAGACAAGTTGTGCTCCACTGCACTTTGCTAGCATAATCACCAAGAAGCCATTGAAAGGCAAATTGAGAAGAGCCGGTGACCTAAAAATGATATCCACTCTTGGTGGTAGCAAAAGTACTATGGAGGATCAGGAGAGTTCAGAGTTCCTATCATATTGTGGAGCTAAGAGCTTTTATCATGGAAGGGCTGAAGAATATCAAGTATGTGAACAAGTTTTCCATTTTTGGTAATTAGCACTTTAGCACAGGTATTGTCACAATCTATCCTCGGTATCATGTGGATTTGGAGCAAAACTATATATCAAATGATATGAAAAGATGTAATTTAAATCTGGCCATTGTTTCATTTCAACATAAAAAGGATATGCAGTTATAGAAATGCTGCTTAAATTAGTAAACATAAAATTAGATTGTTTACtaaatatttgtatttttatacaGAGATTAGACAGAAAAATTATGCTTACATTTCTGCCTACATTGTTCTTAGTTTTTGGGTGAACATAAAATTGGATATATTTTTGTCCCTAAACATACATTGTGCATACTCTTAATTTCCAAATAAATTTATGTTTCTCAGTATTTCtatatttcaattttcaaacaGTCACCAAAACTAGCCTTCTAATCAATTGACAACAGAAAATCTCTTtggttttgaaaatttcaaTCTTCTAAGTACCCGTTAAAACATTCTCACCATATGCCTCCTTAATAACCACTCTCTTACACCATTTTTCTCTTTTACATATCAACCCTCTTCCATACGGTATACTTCGTGCACGAAGAATAAGAAGTAttgcattattttatttttttcatgaaATCCACATAATGAAACCTTCCTTTTTTTCCCCTCTCTTTAGTTTGACTTTCTAAATTAACTAGTTTGTTTATATCGAGGATTTTCGCAAGGGATATATTGAGCTGCAACTCAACTAGAAACTGAACCAAGAATCTCAGGTTTGGCAGAATAATGAAATAATATTTAACAAAGGTAAAATAATGAGAATATGATGAATAtgataaaaacaacaaattttgTTCCCTAAAGATGCTTTCAAGTGAATATGAAACCATTATTGGACAAACTGTAATATTAGAAGAATATTGACAGCGGAATAAACTTTTTCCTTTATCAAACATAAAAGATACACTGGTATTATGAAACAAGGTCAGAATTCATCATCCTAATAGATcagaatttttctatctttatctGGAAGACGATAACCCATATACCTCATTGTGTTCTCAAGGCCTTGATCCATTCAAGTTCAACTCTGAAATCACCTGGTCCAGATATAGTGCCTTCTATACCAGCACCACCCTCAGCATTGACAGACAAAGACATGCCAAGAACACGAGACGGATTCATCTCAATTTCCGCATCTATAACATTGCCTCTCCAAGTCGGTAAATACCGAGCTAGAGGAATCTGTGCAATCAAATGAAATTCCTAAGCATATACCTGAGGTGTTGAAATTCACAATAGAAAACAAATACAACCAAATGTGCAAGTATTTATATTGTTACAAGTCATTAGGGCTGGAAGTGAGCCAAACTAGACCAAGCTCAAGCTTGACTCACGAAAATTACGCTTGGCTCATGACTCGACTCATTAACAATCGAGCCTATTTCGTAAGTTCAAGCTCGGTTCAACGAAAGCTCATGAGCTGGCTCGAACTCACAAGCTGGCTCAAATAATAGGAacataatctataattttatatcaataaattataacttatatatattaaaatatttaaaaaaatatcaattttatatattatttatctatcaattataaatattttatttatatcctacatcaaaattatatataaaaataattataaaattttaaataattaagaacattaatatatatatgtaaaattatatatatatatatatatatatatatatatatataattgagtCAGCTCACGAGCTAATGAGTTGAGTTTATCCAAGCTCAAGCTCgactcatttaatttatgagctcaATTTCAAGCTCAAACTCAGCTCACGAGTTCAGCTTATCGAGCTATTGATGAGTCGAGCTCGAGTTAGCTCATGAGCTGGCTTGACTCACTTCCAGTCCTACAAGTCACATTACCAGCActttgcattcacattcatagaaAAGCAACAAGGACCAACCTAGCAACAAGTCATTCTATAATCCATAGTAAACAACATTGATCAGATCTGGTTCACTAGCTAACATGAGTGACACTCTGGTCTCTAATCATCAACTCATGAAAGGTGCCGAATTCATGAAGGAATATCCAAATAAAAGTTACAAAAGAAGTTTTAAGACTATAGATAGATTCAGAAGAAATGAGTTGACATCAATTTTTTACGCAAAGAATTTAGCTCCGAGAATGCCTCAGGGTCTTTCCAACTTGCAGACTCTATGCTTCAGACATTTTACATTTGtataaaaaagcaaaaaagcaaaCTATCCCAGATTAAAACCTACACCTGATAAGTCATTTTTACAAATTAATTAAGCATAACAAACATGCCTATGACTGAAAAATAGTCAGAGCCTCACAGATCACTCAAATTATTTGAGAAGACTTACTACATATTGTAGTTACCCCACCCTAGTCCACCATATGGCACATTAGGTTGTAACTTATAGCGGTCAGATGCAAATGGAACTTACCTTTAA
The Arachis stenosperma cultivar V10309 chromosome 7, arast.V10309.gnm1.PFL2, whole genome shotgun sequence genome window above contains:
- the LOC130941977 gene encoding uncharacterized protein LOC130941977 produces the protein MEPQSIVVIQDSTREVNLRIFEWALNSFLLRARDKLTLAIVLHEVITPMGYKSRVDSNNMIGANQRVIEEEVNNKKKKYLKDEGLIKIFNLYQSKKVEFNIEVAIGTSPRDVALKISKKMNATWLILDRKMKNDGDYFLNKLSCGISRIRRHNRIMHLRGRPALHQNNQDHTHDSIPVSMPDSVPESTPDEPFYRPKINPDEAECSNRGEDSEETSCAPLHFASIITKKPLKGKLRRAGDLKMISTLGGSKSTMEDQESSEFLSYCGAKSFYHGRAEEYQVCEQVFHFW